Genomic segment of Populus nigra chromosome 14, ddPopNigr1.1, whole genome shotgun sequence:
CACTTCCTAGGTCTTAACCTCTTATAAAACATACTCCACTCAACCATTACTAAAGTTTCATTTTGCACAGTTTTAATCCTACAGCTCAAAATTCCTCGAATAGTGTTGAACAAAAAATCTCAGTTGCCCTCGACTGATGCCAGCTAcgtcaaaataattatttttaacatgatgcGAACATTACTGTTGATAGCCCACATATTCTTCATAGAAAAACCAGAACAATGTGCTCtatgaaaggtaaaaaaaaaactctcaaaaCCCAACAAAAGTACGCCAAGGAAGAAAATAGGCTTACCTTCCAAAATATTTTCCCTTGAAGAAGGCCATAAGAAACTGCCCCGAAGTTTCTTGAATCCTTGCTTTTATATATGTTATCTCCCTCTACCCAAATATGGCCCTTAGGAACCTAAACAAAAAGAGCAAACCTTTTCATTTCCTAAGCTAACAATCAACAATCTTTAAAGCAAAATAGAAATAATCCACAAATCCAGCAAgcaaaaaatcaacaattaccTAACCATACCACACCCACCAAAACCCATTAAGAAAAGCATCAAAATCTACCAAACAAAGCATAATCACTAAAAAACCATCAACAAAAAGACATCACGCTTAGCTTTAACAACACTAAAGGCAAAATCTTCAAAacccaaccaaaaaaaaaaaacacataccaCAATAGTCTCAGTTCTATCACTGTTTTGGGGATCAACAACATAAGTAACAGAATCACCCTCAACACCTATAACTCTTTTAGTCACAATTTTTCTTGGCTCCACGGGTGATGTAACAAGAACAATATCTCCAGCACCCACTTTGCCAAGCTTGTGTGAAATCTTCTCAGCCAATGCCAAATCACCACTAATGTTAAAGGTAGGGAGCATACTTGGTCCATAGAGCTGCAACACCCCCCGTCAATGCTTAAATACTTAAAGAAACAGATAAAAAGCATTACTTTATGCTTATTTATACTTACCGAAGCAACAGTGAAGACATAGGTTTTGGTGACATGGAGAAAGCAAAGAGCTTTGGCTACTAAGAAGGATCCGTTGAACGCTTCTTTAGCAATAACGGTCCACTCATTTAGATTTCTCAggctcatttgtttttttttttttcccctcttcgTCAAGAAGATTGCTGGTTTTTATTTGAGACTTGAGAGGGGAGAAAGCTTGCTGCTTTAGAGTGAAATAGGGGAAGGCCAGAAATTTTTGCAAGTACAAGTTGGGCTAAAGGCCAGAGCAGACTAGAAGGTTGAATAGTGATGAGCTAACTCAAATATGTAGTAGAAGGCAACTCAAGTGAGAGCAATATCTAACGGGTCAACTATAGGGTCCATTAGTCATGTGTattgagtgttttttaaaagtgaattttaattaaaaatatattaaaataatttatttttattaacatggatgtccgggtcagtttgcgcgtacctcgactaatctcacggaccctgaagttaacgaccatgtaagtctctaatGGCCCTGAGATTTGTGTAACTCGAACTAGTAATCTCTAAGAAGCAAATTCAGAATcagatattaaaatgatatttttaatatggcatgaggtgtttttcaaaatattttttaattaaaaatacatctaaataatattttttaaattttttttatattgacacattcaaattattaatttttttttaaaaaaatattaatttaatatttttatgaaccaaaaaaaaattaatggccCTCTCTCTCTTTGAAAATGACATttcatataattgaatttaaccATTGAAGTTTTATACATTTACCTTTGGTATTTTATACgggtgtgttttttaaaaataatttctaattaaaaatatattaaaataatattattaatgtggtataaaatacattttaaaaatgcttttttattaaaaatacatctaaataatatttttttaaatttttttttcacatcagcacaataaaactattaaaaagtaatctaaaaaacattaatttaatattttaataagctaaaactaatttaaagctacattttctctctctctttccttctctctctctttctttttcggtgaaaatgatgttgcatataattgaattttatcattgaaGTTTTATACATCTAAATAATGCTCGACTAGAAGcggtttttaattattattaagttaataattataagatttaatTTCGCTCATTCTTTTTAATCTAACTCAGATATGTAATAATGATGGGCTAACTCAAATATGTAGTAGACGACAACTTAAGTTAGAGCAATCTCTACTGGGTCAATTATAGGCCCATTAATCAtgttttcaatatgttttttaaaagtattttttaattaaaaatatgttttttaaaagtatttttaattaaaaatatattaaaataatattattactataatgtagagtgtttttaaaaatattttttaattaaaaatatatctaaataatatttttttatattttttttcataaaacattaaaactattaatattttttaagtataattaatttaatgacactttttttcctcttcccttgtctctctctccccctttcTTTTTCAGTAAAAATGATGTTgcttataattgaattttatcattgaaGTTTTGTACATCTAACTGCAACGTACTTGGTATTGTCTACTTAAGATATGACAACTTCCTCTAATTTTCAAAGAAACTCAAGCCCTAGTTTTGCAAGGAATGAGAATAAGAACATCTCATTATCCATAGCCAGGACAAGTATGAGTCGAGCGAACAAATCTGAATCCTTCTCCGAATCAAATCTAAATTTGTCCAACGATATCCTATTGTCTTTGCACAAACTTTACTATAAAGAACACCACCACTTGTAATGGAATGTAGCAGCCATTCACATATTATAGTTGCATGAAAAAATACATGCAATATGAAACTTTGTTCCTCTCTTCACAGCATGGAGTGCTTTATGCATACAAAATCGCAGCATCATTGAGAAACCTGCACACAGAGGAATTCAGGAATTTGATCCAGCCATTCAGAAAGCATTTCTCCTAGATCTTTGCATGGCAAAATTTTCCATCAAATATGTGGAAGCCTACACAAATTTACATGTTCATTTTACACGCCCTCTATAAAACTATTAGAGTAAATGAAATGGGAGAATCCATTCAGTTACCATGAGACAGCAATGTCTTTATCCAAGATACCGAAGCAGGACTCCATCATTTCCCAGAACAAATCCCTTTTTGTCATCGATAAACCTGCAGAAAAAAAGATCATAGGTATGAATAGTTTATGATTTGACTGCGTCTGAGTGCAAAGTTAAACAGGTAAAAGCATTGGTCATTAATGCTCATTTTCTTCCTCAACAAAAAGGTGCATTTCAAATCAGagtgaaaaatgaaatatgaaagGTGTTGGGGTGCAATCCAAGACCACAAGAAGACATATACATTGCATTTGGAAACCTGCTAATCAATGTTGGAGATTATCTATGCTAGCTGTTAATATAATGAGACTCACTTCACTGAGTAAAGATTTGCAGCGATATTATCAGCTGCTTTGTCACGGGTCCATGTCTTGCCACCATTGGTAGTTCTCAACAGAATCCCACTGCCCCCTGCTGCCCAAGCCTCTTCCTGCACAAAGAAACCATTTACAGCATGAATGTAGAAACTTGGAAAGTTGAGAGGCCCATATAAAAACTTGACAGTGGAACAAAGTTGCATATGCAAGACACAAATCACTTGTCAGTAAATGCAGATGGATGCATATTCGTGACACATAGGACAAGCATGGTTTTGTTGAGCAACACATGTTACAATGCAGAACTTCTTGAAGTGAAGCCATTTATCAACACATCATTGTAATGGAACTAATTCTGTTGCGGTTATACCGTTGCATTAATCAGAAAACTGTTACCTTTGAACGGTACCCTACATCAAGAATGCCAAACCCCCTACTTTGCACTGGAATTTCTTCAAACTCCTCTGATATCTGAAACATCAAAAAGTAGCTGAGCTTCAACaccaatacataaaaaaaatctggtcCTATTCTATAACCAATTAACCAATGCTTGTAAACTGACAGTAATCTACATTGAAAAAGATATGACATGAAAAGAGAAAACACGGATTATATAACTGGAAACACTATAAGGAcatataataaacaaataagtaAAGTAGACTGCAACGCAATAAAAataggtgaaaataaaaagaccaGTGATTATGAGACATTCACGTGTTATAATCCCTATGATAATCATATACATGTCCAGATGATGCTTTTTTTGTCTAGAATTTTATGTGTATTTAAAAGTCAAAATATATCAAGCAAATGCAAATGCAAATCCATTGAAAGCATCAAGTCTTGCTTAGTTCACATTCACAAAGGAATGAATAATTGGGTGTTTCTCGACTGATAAGGACTTCATCTAGTGGGATGTCAAGTCACTGTTGATATACTAGTTTCGAAGGGTGCAACAACTAATGTTGATATAAACTTACCATCTTATCATTATGTAACCAATTCACTGATTCAGGATCATCACATGCACAGAATAATAGTTTCTTCACATTCTTCTTATCAACTTACCCCAGTGCCTTTGCTAAGATAAAGCCCCCCTCCACGAACAAGAAGCCAGAGCCCACCATCCGCCCTCCATCCcatgttttgaattcttcttGCAATTGCTCTGTTATGCGGCTGCCAGAATGCCTGAAAATATGAAAAGTAATGAATTGCAGTTAATAAAGTGTACATGCCTGTTAGCACTTATGCATGTGTCTACACACGCAAACACTAAAAGGTTTAAGAGCGGGCATGCCTCATGAAGCCAATTAATAAGTTACAGATGTACACATGCAAAAATCTAGACAGCAACAAGAAAATGAGCATGACCTGACCAGGCTCCCACGTCAGATAGAAGTTACCACGGCTTGAGAcggcaacatagtttccatttGGAGAGCGATTCACAGTATTAAAAGTCCCTGTATAGTAACTTGCACCACTAATACCACTAGAAACTGTTCTGCAAAAGCAAGAAGCTATGTGAATATCTTGCCcgcttgaaattaaaaacttgtGATCTAAAAGAATTCCGATGATCTTGACTCCGTAGTGAATAGAACTCTTAGCTTTTTAGAGAGGATGCAAAGTGGTTGTGTAACCATCTCAAACAAAAGGAAGATGGCCCATAAgataaacttaaaaagatatcCTTTGCTAGATCACATTTTCAGAATTGAACTGTTTTATCTACAAATCCAACTCTTTCCTACAGCTAAGCAAATACTCCTCACTATATTGCACTATTTAGATTAACTTTTTATCTCAAGCAAACCAACCTGTTTAGAGTTGCCGAAACAGACTCCTGAACTG
This window contains:
- the LOC133672768 gene encoding mitochondrial ATP-independent inner membrane protease subunit 1a-like isoform X2, which produces MSLRNLNEWTVIAKEAFNGSFLVAKALCFLHVTKTYVFTVASLYGPSMLPTFNISGDLALAEKISHKLGKVGAGDIVLVTSPVEPRKIVTKRVIGVEGDSVTYVVDPQNSDRTETIVVPKGHIWVEGDNIYKSKDSRNFGAVSYGLLQGKIFWKIWPPKDFGPLGNKEQNS
- the LOC133672768 gene encoding mitochondrial ATP-independent inner membrane protease subunit 1a-like isoform X1, producing MSLRNLNEWTVIAKEAFNGSFLVAKALCFLHVTKTYVFTVASLYGPSMLPTFNISGDLALAEKISHKLGKVGAGDIVLVTSPVEPRKIVTKRVIGVEGDSVTYVVDPQNSDRTETIVVPKGHIWVEGDNIYKSKDSRNFGAVSYGLLQGKIFWKILTWNPINGVGLWRKMHYQTMVAHEGLTVSSSLP